The following proteins are co-located in the Poseidonibacter antarcticus genome:
- a CDS encoding NifB/NifX family molybdenum-iron cluster-binding protein: MISFPVKTNKENAAVSPLFGKAKYFAFYDGENLTIEENKKEGGSAIIEWFIQKGVNDIIIKEMGINPYKKIQATNMNIYYAGEDRITTNEVIELYKKDMLKKLDEDSMIKIIKNHEGSHKHS; this comes from the coding sequence ATGATATCATTTCCAGTAAAAACAAATAAAGAAAACGCAGCAGTTTCACCACTTTTTGGAAAAGCAAAATATTTTGCTTTTTATGATGGTGAGAATTTAACTATTGAAGAAAATAAAAAAGAAGGTGGTTCGGCAATTATTGAATGGTTTATACAAAAAGGTGTAAATGATATTATAATTAAAGAGATGGGAATTAATCCATATAAAAAAATACAAGCAACAAATATGAATATTTATTATGCAGGAGAAGATAGAATTACAACAAATGAAGTAATCGAACTGTATAAAAAAGATATGCTAAAAAAACTTGATGAAGATAGTATGATAAAAATTATAAAAAATCATGAAGGCTCACATAAACATTCTTAA